The Polycladomyces zharkentensis DNA window CGTATCCTCGCGGGTTACTTCGGCTCCGACCAGTGCGGCAGTGATCATCAGCTTGTCCATGTCACAGCCCCCCGCGTTGACGATCTTTCGGCACGACGCAAGTACCTGTGGCTCTGGTCACGACCAACGGTTTCGTCAATACCCGCGCCGCGGAAGGGACCTTGGGATCGATGTTGCCCTCAATCACTTTATAGGCGGTGAAAGTCATTTTGCGGGATGTATTGCCCACTTTCTCGATCGTTCCCACCGCTTCGATGAAATCGCCAGCAAAAACGGGA harbors:
- a CDS encoding hotdog domain-containing protein, which gives rise to MSNLTATIRVRMSQADAHYSGNLVDGARILALFGDVATELLIRHDGDEGVFVAYESVEFLAPVFAGDFIEAVGTIEKVGNTSRKMTFTAYKVIEGNIDPKVPSAARVLTKPLVVTRATGTCVVPKDRQRGGL